A portion of the uncultured Draconibacterium sp. genome contains these proteins:
- a CDS encoding T9SS type A sorting domain-containing protein: MFKYFSSVTLTKSIVLIVSFSFCILLSFNAYSGNKTFTIDQSTPYYITADYWAEIPSGGDTVFISSSRTEALKILDLNGEEGNPIVFINKGGQVKINDTRWGAITFQNCKHIKISGTGDPQYKYGFLLAASTCGLAFSELSSDCEAEFIKISHEGFMGIMAKKDYGGYPPAPIPVFENLSIHDCFIENVTEGMYLGETKSPGMEFKHVRVYNNIVRNTGREAIQIANMVEDVELYNNTLLNAGTDDTNYHGNLLQIGDNTVVKAYNNIISGAPAYGIMSLGSGDNYYQNNYISDCKGVFVDDRDFTKVDSVIVFSANYFSRINHPENEVIRNLNGENYLVVTNNVYDDENALFYRNYFSANTNYTLENNRVEFVSEMDFENPDHNNYALTSANAEEFMNMGAPGGPEYFYTDTTDTNIPVPQQIVLTAEMLVDEVEGGSYKAANYLIDEQNITPESGDHPISESWKPFWNMNNAPYHIYFDLGKEYNITQIAFHDMHNSKNLDVSIGEPGNWTYWFTESCDKYKTWKVHDMNITTRYIRLSMNESVYAAVNELILFGYANEEETEKSSVIAEGSNLNTAVDDELRLTDDLFIYQNPVQDNLEINIPTQLAQDFTIEVFDIRGAKLVSENFVQSSGTRFNMNIADQSLKNGVYIMRFSNAAGEQKALKFLKSNY, translated from the coding sequence ATGTTTAAATATTTCTCCTCTGTAACGTTAACCAAAAGCATAGTATTAATAGTAAGTTTTTCCTTTTGTATACTACTAAGTTTTAATGCCTACTCCGGTAATAAAACATTTACAATCGACCAGTCAACCCCATATTATATTACAGCTGATTACTGGGCTGAAATTCCATCTGGTGGAGACACTGTCTTTATTTCTTCGAGCCGGACAGAAGCATTAAAAATATTAGATTTAAACGGAGAAGAAGGTAATCCAATTGTATTCATAAATAAAGGTGGTCAGGTTAAAATTAATGACACCAGATGGGGAGCTATTACTTTTCAGAATTGTAAACACATAAAAATATCAGGTACCGGAGATCCTCAGTATAAATATGGATTTTTATTGGCTGCAAGTACTTGTGGTTTGGCCTTTTCGGAGTTGAGCTCTGACTGTGAAGCAGAATTCATAAAAATTAGTCACGAAGGTTTTATGGGAATTATGGCTAAAAAGGATTATGGTGGCTATCCTCCAGCTCCTATTCCTGTATTTGAAAATCTGAGTATACATGATTGTTTTATTGAAAATGTTACTGAGGGCATGTACCTGGGGGAGACCAAAAGTCCGGGAATGGAATTCAAACATGTTCGTGTGTACAATAATATTGTTCGGAATACCGGACGCGAAGCAATTCAAATTGCTAACATGGTTGAAGATGTAGAGCTTTATAATAATACCCTTTTAAATGCGGGAACAGACGATACCAATTATCATGGTAATTTGCTGCAAATTGGCGATAATACAGTTGTAAAGGCATACAATAACATTATCTCAGGTGCACCTGCTTATGGGATTATGAGTTTGGGCAGCGGAGATAATTATTACCAAAATAATTACATTTCAGACTGTAAAGGAGTTTTTGTAGATGACAGGGATTTCACCAAAGTAGATTCAGTAATTGTGTTCTCAGCTAATTATTTTTCAAGAATTAATCATCCTGAAAATGAAGTTATCCGAAATCTAAACGGAGAAAATTACCTTGTTGTAACCAACAATGTTTATGATGATGAGAATGCACTATTTTACAGAAATTACTTTTCAGCTAATACAAATTATACTTTAGAAAATAACAGGGTAGAATTTGTTTCTGAAATGGATTTCGAAAATCCGGACCATAATAATTATGCACTTACATCAGCTAATGCGGAAGAATTTATGAATATGGGTGCACCTGGCGGGCCGGAATATTTTTATACTGATACGACCGATACAAATATTCCTGTTCCTCAACAAATAGTGTTAACTGCCGAAATGTTGGTAGATGAGGTTGAAGGCGGAAGCTATAAAGCTGCTAATTACCTGATAGACGAACAAAATATAACTCCTGAATCAGGAGATCACCCGATAAGCGAATCATGGAAACCGTTTTGGAATATGAATAATGCGCCATATCATATTTATTTTGATTTGGGAAAAGAATATAACATCACGCAAATTGCATTTCACGATATGCATAATTCAAAGAATCTTGATGTATCGATAGGTGAGCCCGGAAACTGGACATATTGGTTTACTGAAAGCTGCGATAAATACAAAACATGGAAAGTGCATGATATGAATATTACAACCCGTTATATTCGTTTGAGCATGAATGAAAGTGTTTATGCGGCAGTTAACGAGTTGATTTTGTTTGGTTATGCAAATGAGGAAGAGACTGAAAAAAGTTCGGTAATAGCAGAAGGAAGTAATTTAAATACAGCGGTGGATGATGAATTGAGATTAACAGATGATTTGTTTATCTATCAAAATCCTGTTCAGGATAATCTGGAAATAAATATTCCAACGCAGTTAGCTCAGGATTTTACTATTGAGGTGTTTGATATTCGTGGAGCAAAATTAGTGTCAGAGAATTTTGTACAATCTTCTGGCACTCGTTTTAATATGAATATTGCAGATCAATCCTTAAAGAATGGTGTTTACATCATGCGTTTTTCTAATGCTGCCGGAGAACAGAAAGCATTAAAGTTTTTAAAGTCGAATTATTAA
- a CDS encoding hybrid sensor histidine kinase/response regulator, with product MHLNLQEETPTILIVDDNPNNIKIVALILRSLKYKIVIATNGEQAIELVDQTRPDLILLDIMMPKMDGFEACSIIKEKEENSNIPVIFITALNDTESLVKGFKAGGVDYITKPFNKDELVSRVKTHLELKQTRDRLEKTTQHLSELNTLKDKMFSVIGHDLRSPLSSVKMTLEFLSKMTDKQDDPVAENIHIMLKTTDEVFGLLENLLGWAKSQSGNLSINKEEVQISDIVNSVYLLNKGNLELKKILFKTEIEDSDKVYADLSMMKVVLRNLVSNAIKFTPDEGTITVSATPKEGKTIISVADSGVGISEEDLPKVLNPNTHHTTYGTNREAGSGLGLTLCKDFVEKNDGTIWVESELGKGSTFFIQL from the coding sequence ATGCACTTAAACCTACAGGAAGAAACTCCAACCATATTAATTGTTGACGATAACCCCAATAACATTAAAATTGTTGCACTTATACTGCGAAGCTTAAAGTATAAAATTGTTATTGCAACAAATGGCGAGCAGGCAATTGAATTGGTCGACCAAACCAGGCCCGATTTAATTTTGCTCGACATTATGATGCCTAAAATGGATGGATTTGAAGCTTGTAGCATCATTAAAGAAAAGGAAGAGAATTCCAATATTCCGGTAATATTTATTACCGCATTAAACGACACCGAAAGCCTGGTGAAAGGATTTAAAGCCGGAGGCGTTGACTATATTACAAAACCTTTTAACAAAGACGAACTGGTTAGTCGAGTAAAAACGCATCTTGAATTGAAACAAACACGCGACAGGCTGGAGAAAACAACCCAACATTTATCAGAACTAAATACGCTAAAAGATAAAATGTTCTCGGTAATTGGTCACGATTTGAGATCGCCATTAAGCAGTGTAAAAATGACACTGGAGTTCCTTTCAAAAATGACCGATAAACAAGATGATCCGGTTGCAGAAAATATCCATATCATGCTAAAAACCACCGACGAAGTTTTTGGTTTACTCGAAAACCTTTTAGGTTGGGCAAAATCGCAAAGCGGAAATCTCAGCATCAATAAAGAGGAAGTTCAAATTTCGGATATTGTTAATAGCGTGTATCTGCTCAATAAAGGCAACCTAGAGTTGAAAAAGATTTTGTTTAAAACGGAAATTGAAGATAGCGACAAAGTTTATGCCGACCTGAGTATGATGAAAGTTGTATTGCGCAACCTGGTTTCAAATGCCATTAAATTTACTCCGGATGAAGGAACAATAACCGTTTCGGCTACCCCAAAAGAGGGTAAAACAATTATTTCCGTAGCCGACTCGGGAGTTGGAATCTCGGAAGAAGATTTACCAAAAGTTTTAAATCCGAATACACACCATACCACTTATGGCACTAACCGCGAAGCCGGTAGCGGACTGGGTTTAACTCTGTGCAAAGACTTTGTTGAAAAAAATGACGGTACAATTTGGGTAGAAAGCGAATTGGGCAAAGGCAGCACGTTTTTTATTCAACTGTAA
- a CDS encoding UDP-glucuronic acid decarboxylase family protein, translating to MKRILVTGGAGFVGSHLCERLLNEGNEVICLDNYFTGKKQKIIHLLDNHYFELIRHDVTQPFYIEVDEIYNLACPASPVHYQYNPIKTIKTSVMGAVNMLGLAKRIKAKILQASTSEVYGDPDVHPQPEGYWGNVNPIGIRSCYDEGKRCAESLFINYNVQNDVLIKIIRIFNTYGPKMEPDDGRVVSNFIMQALQNQDITIFGDGQQTRSFQYVSDLVEGMIRMMKTEDSFTGPINIGNPGEFTMLELASEIIDITGSKSKIIHLPLPKDDPTQRQPDITLAKEQLNGWEPKVPLREGLTKTIAYFDQLLKSGDI from the coding sequence ATGAAAAGAATTTTGGTAACCGGAGGAGCCGGATTTGTGGGCTCTCATCTGTGCGAAAGATTGTTAAACGAAGGCAACGAGGTTATTTGTCTGGACAATTATTTTACCGGGAAAAAGCAAAAAATCATTCACTTGCTGGATAATCACTACTTTGAACTTATACGCCATGATGTAACACAACCATTTTATATTGAAGTTGACGAGATTTACAATTTAGCGTGTCCGGCATCGCCTGTACACTACCAGTACAATCCCATAAAAACCATTAAAACTTCGGTAATGGGTGCGGTAAATATGCTGGGTTTGGCAAAACGAATTAAAGCAAAAATACTTCAGGCCTCAACCAGCGAAGTTTACGGCGATCCGGATGTACATCCACAACCTGAAGGATATTGGGGAAATGTAAATCCTATTGGTATTCGCTCGTGTTACGATGAAGGTAAACGTTGTGCTGAGTCGTTATTTATAAATTACAACGTTCAAAACGATGTACTCATTAAAATCATCCGAATTTTCAATACCTACGGACCAAAAATGGAACCGGATGACGGACGTGTTGTTTCAAACTTCATCATGCAGGCACTTCAAAACCAAGACATTACCATTTTTGGAGATGGCCAGCAAACCCGAAGTTTCCAATACGTTAGCGACCTGGTAGAAGGAATGATTAGAATGATGAAAACCGAAGATAGTTTTACCGGCCCTATTAACATTGGTAATCCCGGAGAGTTTACCATGCTTGAACTGGCCAGCGAGATTATTGATATAACCGGTTCGAAATCAAAAATTATTCATCTGCCTTTACCAAAAGATGATCCAACACAACGACAACCCGATATTACTTTGGCAAAAGAGCAATTAAACGGCTGGGAGCCCAAAGTGCCTTTGCGCGAGGGATTAACAAAAACCATTGCTTATTTCGACCAACTACTAAAAAGCGGCGACATTTAA
- a CDS encoding UDP-glucose/GDP-mannose dehydrogenase family protein: protein MKISVVGTGYVGLVSGTCFAETGVNVTCVDIDQKKIDNLKNGIIPIYEPGLEDIYKKNVEKGRLEFTTNLAESIKDADSVFIAVGTPPDEDGSADLKYVLGVAREIGKSMDHYLVVVTKSTVPVGTSMKVKQAISEELEKRGEDIPFDVASNPEFLKEGSAVDDFLKPDRIVIGTESQKAQKVMKRLYKPFLLNGHPILFMDITSSEMTKYAANSMLATKISFINDIANLCEIVGADVDNVRKGIGSDARIGNKFIYPGTGYGGSCFPKDVQALIRTADEHNYSLEILKAVESVNYRQKEVLFTKLNKRFNGNLKGKKFAMWGLAFKPKTDDMREAPSLVIIERLLEAGASVVAYDPVAMEEANRILGDKISYAKDEYEALIDADALILVTEWSEFRLPNFRVLEKLLNNKLIFDGRNIYDPEELEELGFEYYAIGRSKS, encoded by the coding sequence ATGAAAATATCAGTAGTAGGGACAGGTTATGTAGGATTGGTATCGGGAACATGTTTTGCCGAAACCGGAGTTAACGTAACATGTGTTGACATTGACCAAAAAAAGATTGACAACCTGAAAAACGGAATAATTCCAATCTACGAACCCGGACTTGAAGACATTTACAAAAAGAACGTAGAAAAAGGTCGTTTAGAGTTTACAACAAACCTTGCCGAAAGTATTAAAGATGCCGACTCTGTATTTATTGCAGTTGGAACTCCTCCAGATGAAGACGGAAGTGCGGATTTAAAATATGTGTTGGGTGTAGCCCGCGAAATCGGAAAAAGTATGGATCACTACCTGGTTGTAGTAACCAAAAGTACTGTTCCGGTAGGTACATCGATGAAAGTAAAACAAGCCATTTCGGAAGAACTGGAAAAACGGGGAGAAGACATTCCTTTTGATGTAGCCTCAAATCCTGAGTTTTTAAAAGAAGGTAGTGCTGTTGATGATTTTCTTAAACCTGACAGAATTGTTATTGGAACTGAATCGCAAAAAGCACAAAAAGTAATGAAGCGTTTGTATAAACCTTTCTTACTTAACGGGCATCCTATTTTATTCATGGACATCACCTCGTCGGAAATGACAAAATATGCTGCCAACTCGATGCTGGCAACAAAAATTAGTTTTATTAACGACATAGCAAACCTTTGTGAAATTGTTGGCGCCGACGTTGATAATGTGCGAAAAGGAATTGGTTCTGATGCACGAATCGGGAATAAATTCATTTATCCCGGAACCGGATATGGTGGATCGTGTTTTCCAAAAGATGTGCAGGCACTTATTCGCACCGCCGACGAGCACAACTATTCGCTCGAAATATTAAAAGCTGTAGAATCAGTAAACTACCGTCAGAAAGAAGTATTGTTTACTAAATTAAACAAGCGTTTTAATGGCAATTTAAAAGGCAAAAAATTTGCCATGTGGGGGCTGGCATTTAAACCCAAAACCGATGATATGCGCGAAGCACCTTCGCTTGTTATTATCGAACGACTGTTGGAAGCTGGTGCATCGGTTGTTGCCTACGACCCCGTTGCAATGGAAGAAGCAAACCGCATTTTAGGCGATAAAATTTCGTATGCAAAAGATGAATACGAAGCACTTATTGATGCAGATGCATTAATTCTGGTTACCGAGTGGTCAGAGTTTAGATTACCTAATTTCCGTGTGCTCGAAAAATTATTGAATAACAAATTAATATTCGACGGTCGTAATATTTACGATCCGGAAGAACTGGAAGAACTTGGTTTTGAATATTATGCCATTGGACGTAGCAAAAGCTAA
- a CDS encoding heme NO-binding domain-containing protein yields the protein MKGLVFREFLEMVEKEYGYETVDTIIEKSEVPSEGVYTSVGTYHHSEMFALVTELSKITKLDADKLLFTFGEYVFGVFTKAYPVFFVDKKSSFEILADVEGTIHVEVLKLYPEAELPTFSIEEETTDMMVMIYRSQRKLADFAEGLIHGCAKHFDEKITISKEYIEQDGTVVSFRITK from the coding sequence ATGAAGGGACTGGTTTTTAGGGAGTTTTTAGAAATGGTGGAAAAAGAATACGGATACGAAACTGTGGATACCATTATTGAAAAATCCGAAGTTCCGAGCGAAGGTGTGTACACTTCGGTAGGAACCTATCATCATTCAGAAATGTTTGCCCTGGTTACAGAGTTGAGTAAGATTACAAAATTAGATGCTGATAAATTATTGTTCACTTTCGGAGAATACGTTTTCGGGGTATTCACAAAAGCCTATCCGGTATTTTTCGTAGATAAAAAAAGCTCTTTTGAAATTCTTGCCGATGTTGAAGGAACAATTCATGTTGAGGTATTAAAGTTGTATCCTGAAGCAGAGTTACCTACATTTAGCATTGAAGAAGAAACAACCGATATGATGGTAATGATTTATCGGTCGCAACGAAAACTGGCCGATTTTGCTGAAGGTTTAATACATGGATGTGCCAAACATTTTGACGAAAAAATAACCATTAGCAAAGAATATATTGAACAAGATGGAACAGTGGTTTCATTTAGAATAACAAAATAG
- a CDS encoding PAS domain S-box protein, with protein MSKELELLKRKLKRETAARKEAEQLLEKKALELYHSNEQLKDLNSNLESLVEKRTLKLKESELEYQTMVESINDMIFRLDLKGNIKFTNQIVNKIIGTDNQNLIGKNILDFLPPEEQKKTFIHFAKSFKKRKCLNYHDVSLFTPRGTKIWLRLNVQFASENCQFCPIKQQALAEPGYELESEKKCRFSEIIVVAHDITHQKLGQDKLEKSEKRYRELTEALPEMICELDKDGIITYANQFAIDKFGYTKEEVLNNNFNILKIFPAKHRKKVRENIRKIYESGETTTTEYIVERKDGEPISVIVNATPVYEQGEVVGLRGVMFDISIRKKQELEIAHNLEQQILLSKISVSYNTLTDFEEKTTDALQLIGKHLDVSRVYIFEDSPTGLTTSNTYEWCNEGIEPQKDELQELPYEVMPSWKKLLQEKGMVFSEDISDLPQDLIDILEPQDIKSILVLPLIGRNKQIGFIGFDECSKKRKWRQAEIELLRTISNLLSHNFIRQRVQNELVESEKENRIIIESIPDVIIHVNTSGQILALKAAAHSNLTNLIKDEESKTIEQAFNQKLSKLFHEAIDQCIVTNEYQVEFVNLNWDEKEYYEARLVKLTDTEVLMIIRDVSVIKQNEKELEEAKNLAEEASVLKSEFLANVSHEIRTPLNAILGFSQWLYENTNTTLHKGYLSSIIHSGRNLLNVINDILDLSKIESGKIDVEYSPMKYTEIVADIKMAFESEVVKKGLNFKVTTENSVPEYILMDELRLYQVIFNLVSNAVKFTDKGYIHIFTFATETEREDEIDLMITVEDTGIGIAEEKQQKIFTSFAQLDGRSTRKYEGTGLGLAIVDGLIKRLGGTIALKSQQGKGTTITVTLNGVKVDRSSSSEKQLHTETDNLNAKLGPCTIMVVDDIAYNIEVLKALINSKDVDYVEAFDGSEALAKLNTVKPDLIFMDIRMPGIDGFEVTRIIKNDTELKDIPIVAFSASTLKSRNDLIELLFDDFLQKPVFKKDLEGLLLKMLPDKFEYHSEDVASTDDENEEFSAECLKKLPETIEAIEKDFMPIWDSIKGSLVIYEIEEFKNKLKELAQIQMCAPLSRYCTELDLGLQSFDIELIDRKLSGFPDLINYLKKIEQK; from the coding sequence ATGAGTAAAGAACTTGAACTTCTGAAACGCAAACTTAAACGAGAAACTGCCGCCCGAAAGGAAGCAGAACAATTACTCGAAAAAAAGGCACTTGAACTTTATCATTCGAATGAGCAACTCAAGGATTTAAATTCGAATCTTGAATCATTGGTTGAAAAGCGAACCCTAAAACTAAAGGAATCAGAGCTGGAATATCAAACCATGGTTGAAAGTATCAACGATATGATCTTTCGCCTCGATTTGAAAGGCAATATAAAATTCACGAACCAGATTGTAAACAAGATTATAGGTACAGACAATCAGAATTTAATTGGGAAAAATATATTAGACTTTTTACCTCCTGAAGAGCAAAAGAAAACATTTATACATTTTGCAAAAAGTTTTAAAAAGCGCAAGTGTTTAAATTATCACGATGTTTCATTGTTTACCCCCCGAGGAACAAAAATATGGTTAAGGCTTAATGTGCAATTTGCCAGCGAGAACTGCCAGTTTTGCCCAATAAAACAGCAAGCCCTGGCCGAACCGGGATACGAGCTTGAATCGGAAAAAAAATGTCGGTTTAGCGAAATCATCGTTGTAGCCCACGATATAACCCATCAGAAATTAGGACAAGACAAGTTAGAAAAAAGTGAAAAACGTTACCGTGAACTAACCGAAGCACTGCCCGAAATGATTTGCGAGCTGGATAAAGACGGAATAATAACCTATGCCAACCAGTTTGCAATTGATAAATTTGGTTACACAAAAGAAGAAGTACTAAATAACAATTTTAATATTCTTAAAATCTTTCCGGCAAAACATCGTAAAAAGGTTCGTGAAAATATCCGGAAAATTTATGAGAGTGGAGAGACTACGACTACCGAATATATTGTGGAGAGAAAAGATGGAGAGCCAATTTCGGTAATTGTTAACGCGACCCCTGTTTATGAGCAGGGAGAGGTTGTTGGCTTGCGCGGAGTAATGTTTGATATTAGTATCCGTAAAAAACAAGAACTGGAGATTGCACATAATTTAGAGCAGCAAATTTTGCTTTCTAAAATTTCGGTGAGTTACAATACATTAACCGATTTTGAGGAAAAAACCACCGATGCCTTACAGCTGATTGGCAAACACCTTGATGTTAGCCGCGTTTATATTTTTGAAGACAGCCCAACCGGCTTAACCACCAGTAACACCTACGAATGGTGTAATGAGGGGATCGAGCCACAGAAAGATGAACTGCAGGAATTACCATACGAAGTAATGCCTTCGTGGAAAAAACTGTTACAGGAAAAGGGAATGGTTTTTTCAGAAGATATTTCTGATCTTCCGCAGGATTTGATTGATATTCTCGAACCACAGGACATTAAGTCGATTTTAGTATTGCCATTAATTGGTAGAAATAAGCAAATTGGTTTTATCGGTTTTGACGAGTGCAGTAAAAAGCGTAAGTGGCGACAAGCAGAGATTGAATTGTTGCGCACAATCTCAAACCTGTTGTCGCATAACTTTATTCGTCAGCGCGTGCAAAATGAGCTGGTTGAGAGCGAAAAAGAAAATCGTATAATTATCGAATCAATTCCGGATGTAATAATACATGTTAACACCAGCGGACAAATATTGGCGTTAAAGGCAGCTGCGCATTCAAATTTAACCAACCTTATTAAGGATGAGGAAAGTAAAACAATTGAGCAGGCATTTAACCAAAAACTATCAAAGTTATTTCATGAGGCCATTGATCAATGCATTGTCACCAACGAGTACCAGGTTGAATTTGTAAACCTCAACTGGGACGAAAAAGAATATTATGAAGCACGTTTGGTAAAGCTTACCGATACAGAGGTTCTGATGATAATAAGAGATGTGAGTGTTATTAAACAGAATGAAAAAGAGCTGGAAGAAGCCAAAAACTTGGCTGAAGAAGCCTCGGTGTTAAAGTCCGAATTTCTGGCAAATGTTTCACATGAGATACGTACACCATTAAATGCCATTTTAGGATTTAGCCAGTGGTTGTATGAAAACACCAATACAACCCTGCACAAAGGCTATTTATCTTCAATTATTCATAGTGGTCGAAACTTGTTGAATGTAATCAACGATATACTGGACTTATCGAAAATTGAATCGGGTAAAATTGATGTTGAATACAGCCCGATGAAATATACCGAGATTGTTGCCGATATTAAGATGGCTTTTGAAAGCGAAGTGGTAAAAAAAGGACTGAATTTTAAAGTGACCACCGAAAATTCTGTTCCTGAATATATTTTAATGGACGAACTTCGTTTGTATCAGGTAATTTTCAACCTGGTATCAAATGCCGTTAAATTTACCGATAAAGGTTACATCCACATTTTTACTTTTGCAACCGAAACAGAGCGTGAAGATGAAATTGATTTGATGATAACGGTTGAAGATACCGGCATTGGGATTGCAGAAGAAAAGCAACAAAAGATATTTACATCGTTTGCACAACTTGATGGCAGAAGTACCCGAAAATATGAGGGTACAGGACTAGGGCTGGCTATTGTTGACGGGTTGATTAAAAGACTGGGTGGAACAATTGCTTTGAAAAGTCAGCAAGGAAAAGGAACCACGATAACTGTAACACTTAATGGAGTAAAAGTTGACCGCTCGAGTAGTTCTGAAAAACAATTGCACACAGAAACGGATAACCTAAACGCAAAATTAGGTCCGTGTACCATAATGGTTGTTGATGACATTGCCTACAATATTGAAGTATTAAAGGCTCTTATAAACTCGAAAGATGTTGATTACGTTGAAGCCTTTGATGGGTCGGAAGCACTTGCAAAATTAAATACAGTAAAACCGGATTTAATATTTATGGATATCAGAATGCCGGGAATTGATGGTTTTGAGGTTACCCGAATAATAAAGAATGACACCGAATTAAAAGATATTCCTATCGTTGCCTTCTCTGCCTCAACACTAAAATCACGAAATGATTTAATTGAACTGCTTTTTGACGATTTTCTGCAAAAACCGGTCTTTAAAAAAGATCTTGAAGGCCTGCTTCTAAAAATGTTGCCTGATAAGTTTGAATATCATTCAGAAGATGTGGCGAGCACTGACGATGAAAATGAAGAATTTTCGGCGGAGTGCTTAAAGAAGCTTCCTGAAACAATCGAGGCGATTGAGAAAGATTTTATGCCGATTTGGGATAGTATAAAGGGCAGCCTGGTGATATACGAGATTGAAGAATTTAAAAACAAACTAAAAGAGTTGGCTCAAATACAAATGTGCGCACCCTTGTCGCGTTACTGTACCGAGTTAGATTTAGGCTTGCAATCATTTGATATCGAGTTGATAGATCGTAAGCTTTCAGGCTTCCCCGATTTAATTAATTACCTCAAAAAGATTGAGCAGAAGTAA